DNA from Brachyspira aalborgi:
ATGATGCTTATGAATAGAAAAATTTTAGCTACAAAAAATATACAAACCGAAGACGATAAAATATTTTTAGAAAATTACGGCAAAAAATTAGATTATTTAAGCAAGAATTCCATAAACGATATAGTTTCGGATATTAAAAATTATCTTAAAGAATTATAATAAAAAAATTATCTTAATTTAATTATAATATCGACTCTTCTGTTTTTTCTTCTGCCTTCCGCCGTATCGTTCGGGGCGATTGGCTCTTTATCTCCAAATCCGCTATAAGATAATTTATCATGATTTAGATTAGGCAAAATATAATCCGCTACGGTTTTAGCTCTTCTTTCGGATAGAGTTTTATTATAATCTTCTCTTCCCGTATTGTCCGTATGTCCTTGAACTATTATCTCTCTGTCGGGATAATTTTTTTTAATGGCGTTTATAATATTGTCAATAGTTTCTTTAGATTCGCTTTTTAAATTATAAGAATCCGTATCAAATAAAATTTCGCCAAGCCTTAAAACTAAACCTTCGGGGACTGTATCGACTATAATATTATCGCCCAAATCGTCTTCAAGTTTTTTTCGCTCTTTATCCTCTTCTTCTTTTGAAATAGAATCGTAAATTTTATAAACGCTTACAATATTCATTTTATATTGCAAACTTGAATAAGATAATTCTTTTCCGTATCCAAAAAGTATTTGATATCTTTCGCTTTGAGAGATTGGAATATTTTTTTCCATATCCCATAAAAATGTCCCGTAATTAAATCCGTAAATTCTCTGCGGATAGCCTTGTCTTGAAAGTCCCGCTTGAAGCAAATCTTTATCCGTCATAATATGATATTGAATAATAGCGTTTTTCTTTCCTTCCTCGTTAGTTTCGATATTAGCAAAAAGATAATCGGAAGATAAAGCCATAGTTAAATTTGGAGCGTTATTTACTTTTATAATTTCAATCGCTTCCGCATTCCAAGATTCCGTTAAATTAATTTCTCTTTCGGGAAATGTCGGAATATGTCTAACATTCGGCATAAAATGAACTTTAGGAACTTCAAATCTTCCGTTTGAGCAAATTATAAAATCGCTTTGATATTCTTCATCCAAATGAAAAACTTTATCGCCTTTAAGCATTCTGAAAATTTTAAATAAACCGCTTACTCTATAACCGCCTTTTGGTGCGATTGCTATAACCGTTAAATCGACAATATTTCTTTCTTTATAGACTCTTTTTAAAATTCCATTTTCATAATATTCTACATCCGCGGTTTTTACCGATTCTATTCTTTTTCCCGTTTGCAAATTCCAATAAAATTTATGCGAAACCTCCGAAAAAAGAATATTAACAAAAAAGATATTAAAAATAATAATTTCAAATATTAAAACAAATAATTTTTTAATCATAATTGATTTATTTCTTTTTCTTCTCTTTTCTTTTTGTCTTTTTTAGCTTTTTCTTTTTTTGCTCTTTTTTCCAATTTAATTCTGATTTTATCGACAAGACTTCGTTTTTTAATTTCCGTTCTTAATTCTTCTTCTGTTTTTTCTGTTTTGAAAGATATAACCAATTTATATAATTGCAAGAAAATATATTGCAATTCTTTAATTTTTTTATCCATACTTTCCATACTGTCGACTGTAGTATTTGATAATTCGGCTACATTTTCAATAGAACCAAGCAAAACTTTAACATCGTTTTCCGTATTATTAACAACATTAACTACATCTTCGGCTAATTTATCTACTCCCGCAATATTCTGACTTACCATTGAACTCATTTGCATCTGCCTAACTGATAGCTCTTGCACCGCTTCGGTTATGATATTTAAGTTTGAAACATTATTTAATATATCTTTTCTTCCGACATCAAGCTCTTCATTTGCCATAGAAATTGAAGATATAACATCGCTAAGCATTACCGAACTTTCAAGAATTTTATCGCTTGAAGCGGCGCTTTTTGAAACCAAAGCTACGGTTTGCTCTATCGCTTGAATCGTCTCTTCGATTAAATCGTTAATTACTGTAGAATTATTCGCCGTATCTTCTGCAAGTTTTCTTATTTTTTCGGCAACAACCGTAAAACCTCGTCCATAATCTCCCGCATGAGCCGCCTCGATTGCCGCATTCATTGCCAAAAGGTTTGTTTGCTCTGAAATATTATGAATAACTTGAGTAATATTCGTTATTTGTTTTGAATAATCTTTAATTCCTTGAATAGAATCTGCAACCGATTCTGATATATTTCCTCCGTCTCTCGCTTCCGCATCAAGAATCTTTGAATAAGTATTTGCTCTAGTCGAACCTTGACTCACCGTAACAATATTTGCCATCATTTGCTGAACCGATACGCTCGTTCTATTAACCGCATCCGATTGAGATTTCATTTTTTCGCTAATTTCGTTTATATTATCTAAAAGCTGTCTTATAGTTTCGTTTACGGCGTTTATTCTCGTTCTTTGCATAAAACTCACTCTCGAAGCGCTCGCTGAAGATTCTGCAATTTTATTTGAATTAATAAGTTCCTCTTTAAACTCTTTATTTAAAGTTTCAAAATCGCTAACTCCAATATTTATTGAAGAGCGAATATTTTGAATATTTCCCGTCAAAACATAAGTATTTTCTTTAATGTTTGTAATAATGCTTTGAATTTTATCTAAAAATCTATTGAAAGAATGAATCAAATCTCCCGTTTCATCGATATTAATAACAGGAAGCCGAATAGTTAAATCGCCCGCTCCTTCGCTTAAAGCATCCGATACTTTTCTTGCAGATACTATACTTTTTCTAAATACAAGAATAAGCGTTATAACTATTGCTAAAAAGAAAATAACTCCCAAATATATCGTAATTGAAGCCGTAAGAATAGTTCTTCTGAAAGTCATATTTTGCTTATATGGAATTATATTCTCCCAAGCGCCCATTATATAAAGATTGTCGAATAATAAATATTTAACTATATTTAAATTATAATTTTTATCTAAAATTACTTTTGAGTTTAAAATATTATTCAAATAACTATCATTAATTTCGTTTTTTAAATCCGAAGAAGTTCTTGGATTATTTAATATGCTTTGAAATTCTCCTAATAAATTTATTCTATTATAAGTTATAACTTCATAATCTTTATCGACTACAAAAATATTAATATTCATATATTCTTCAAATAATCTTGTATAAGCAGATTCTCTAACTTCTACGGCGACATAACCTATTCTATTTCCGTTATAAGTTATTGGAGTGTAAATATAAAAATATATAGAATCTTTAACTAAATCTATAAAAAGTTCTTTTCCTTCCAAATCTGCAGGCGGAATATTCAACGAAGCGTTTGTTGTAGCCACAAAATTAAAATCGTTATTTTGACTTAAAAATATATTCAAATTTCCTAAAGCCGTATTTTCATTTTCAAAATTAATTCCGCTTCTTCTAATATCGTCAAAAACTACATAAAAAGCGTTTACATCATTATAACCTCCAAATCTACTTCTTAAATAATCCGTCAAACGAGAACTATATTCGTTATAATTATATCCAAATCTTGGAAGATATCCCAAATAAAAAGATAAATTTTCCGACAATTTTACATATTCGTTAATCGCATCATAAATTTTTGAAGATGCATCGCTTACATATTCTCTATCTACAATATCATTATATTGTCCGTAATATTCAAAAGCGTTTCTATAATGAAGTCCGTTTACTACGGCAATAACTCCGATAGCGGCGGTTAATAAAGGCGGCGCTATTATATAAGCCATTGAAAGATGGAATTCTTTTCTTCCTGTCGCTTTATATAAAGGCAAACTCCATAAAATAAAAAATAAAGCGGATATAGAAGCGCCAAAATTCATAAATAAAATTACTACTACAAATCGTATATTCATTACTTCAAATATAGTCATTGTGCCGTTATATATATACACTGGATAAGTTACTAAAGCTACTCCAATAAAAGCGATTAAAGTTTTTAATATATATCTAAATCCTAACTTTATGAATTTTCCTCTTTCAACTTTAAGGCAATCGAAAAATATGCTTATCATTATTCCAACAGTAATAAGCATAATAAAGAAATACGAAAATTTTCTTATAGGAGTAAATTGTCTATAAAGATAATTCAACATAAAAGAATAAGTCGATACGGTAATGATACCATTTACTAAAAAAGAAATAGGCAAAAGAACTTTTAACCTTTTCAGTAAAATATTTTCACTTTCTTGAAATATCATATTTTAGCCCTATAAAAATTTATTATCTTTAATCTCTATCTTTTCTATTATCGGTATAAAATAATATTTTTTTTAATTTTATATTTAATTTATACATTTAGAGTTTTTGCTTTCGTAATCGCCTCTTCAATAGAACCTACAAATCTAAAAGCTTGTTCGGGCAAATCGTCATAATCTCCATTGCAAATTCCCTTAAAACTTCTTATTGTATCTTCTATTTTTACATATCGCCCTTGAAGTCCCGTAAATTGTTCGCCGACAAAGAAAGGCTGACTTAAAAACTGTTCTATTTTTTTAGCTCTCGAAACTATTAATTTATCTTCTTCGGAAAGTTCATCCGCTCCAAGTATCGCTATAATATCTTGCAAATCTTTATATCTTTGAAGAATATTCTGCACGGCTCTTGCAACTTCATAATGTTCATTTCCTAAAACTAAAGGGTCTAATATTCTGCTTGTGGAAGCCAAAGGGTCCACAGCGGGATAAATTCCCTTTTCGCTAACATCTCTCGATAAAACCGTTGTCGCATCCAAATGCGTAAAAGCCGTAGCTGGCGCTGGGTCGGTTAAATCGTCCGCTGGAACATAAACCGCTTGAATTGAAGTTATTGAGCCATGTTTTGTAGATGTTATTCTCTCTTGTAAAGCTCCCATTTCCGTTGCCAAAGTTGGCTGATAACCTACTGCAGACGGCATTCTTCCAAGCAAAGCCGAAACTTCGCTTCCCGCTTGAGTGAATCTAAAAATATTATCGATAAATAATAAAATATCTAAATTTGCAGAATCTCTAAAATATTCCGCCATAGTTAAAGCGGTTAAAGCGACTCTCAAACGCGCTCCTGGAGGCTCATTCATCTGTCCATAAACTAAACAAGTTTTGTTAATAACTCCCGATTCTTTCATTTCGCTCCATAAATCATTACCTTCTCTCGTCCTCTCGCCTACTCCCGCGAAAACAGAATAGCCTCCGTGTTCGCTAGCTATATTATGAATAAGTTCCATTATTAAAACCGTTTTTCCTACTCCCGCTCCGCCAAATAATCCCGTTTTTCCTCCTTTAATATAAGGCGCAAGCAAATCTATAACTTTTATTCCCGTTTCAAAAATTTCAAGTTTAGGTTCTAAAGCGTCAAATCTTGGAGCATGCGCATGTATTGAGCGATATTCTTTAGCTTCTATAGGTTCGCCTTTATCTACGGTTTTTCCCAATACATTAAATATTCTTCCTATAGTTTCGTTTCCGACAGGCACCATTATATGCTTTCCCGTGTCTATAATATTATCGCCTCTTGAAATTCCGTCTGTAGATTCTAAAGCTATTGCCCTAACTCTTCCGCCGCCTAAATGTTGTTGAACTTCGCAAACTACATGTTTTTGAATTCCTTCGACTTCTTTGTCTATATAAAGAGCGTTTAATATTTCAGGCAAATGTCCCTCTTCAAATTCCGCATCTAAAGTAGAACCGACAACCTGAACGACTTTTCCTCTTTTAATTTCGCTTTCAAGTATCATAAAATTTATTCCTTAAAATCAATATTCAAAAATTTATTATTATATTTTATATTTATTAAAAACTTATTCAAGAGTTTTTACCATATCTTTATGTATTTTTTTATTGCTCGCTATATACTGTTTTTTTGAAAAAATATCATATTCTTTCATATTTATATTTGTTATAAGTCCGCCAGCTCTTTTTAATATAACTGTAGAAGCGCAAATATCCCAAGCCGAAAGTCCAAATTCAAAAAATCCATCGGCGGCTCCTTCTGCAACCATGCATATATCTAAAGCTGCAGAACCGTCTCTTCTTACGCATAAACTCTTTTTTACCATATTTGCAAAATCTATCATTCTATCATTTAAAAAATTATCGTTAGTAGCCGTATCGTAATAAAATCCCGTAATAATAAGAGATTCTATTAATTTATTAGTTGCGCTAACATTAATAACTTTTCCGTTTTTATAAGCTTTCGATTTTGCATGCGCTTTATAAATAGTATTCGTTAAAGGCGCGTAAACAACTCCCAAAATTGGATAACCTTTATAAGCCAAACCTATTGAAACGCAATAAAAAGGATAGCCATGAATAAAATTACTCGTTCCGTCTATAGGGTCGACTATCCAAGAAAAATCTTTATCTTCAAAATTATTTGATTCCTCGCCTAAAAATGCGAATTTAGGATATTTTTTTAATAAATATTTTTTAATAGTTTCCTCGTTTTTTAAATCGATTTCGGTAAA
Protein-coding regions in this window:
- a CDS encoding OmpA family protein gives rise to the protein MIKKLFVLIFEIIIFNIFFVNILFSEVSHKFYWNLQTGKRIESVKTADVEYYENGILKRVYKERNIVDLTVIAIAPKGGYRVSGLFKIFRMLKGDKVFHLDEEYQSDFIICSNGRFEVPKVHFMPNVRHIPTFPEREINLTESWNAEAIEIIKVNNAPNLTMALSSDYLFANIETNEEGKKNAIIQYHIMTDKDLLQAGLSRQGYPQRIYGFNYGTFLWDMEKNIPISQSERYQILFGYGKELSYSSLQYKMNIVSVYKIYDSISKEEEDKERKKLEDDLGDNIIVDTVPEGLVLRLGEILFDTDSYNLKSESKETIDNIINAIKKNYPDREIIVQGHTDNTGREDYNKTLSERRAKTVADYILPNLNHDKLSYSGFGDKEPIAPNDTAEGRRKNRRVDIIIKLR
- a CDS encoding methyl-accepting chemotaxis protein — translated: MIFQESENILLKRLKVLLPISFLVNGIITVSTYSFMLNYLYRQFTPIRKFSYFFIMLITVGIMISIFFDCLKVERGKFIKLGFRYILKTLIAFIGVALVTYPVYIYNGTMTIFEVMNIRFVVVILFMNFGASISALFFILWSLPLYKATGRKEFHLSMAYIIAPPLLTAAIGVIAVVNGLHYRNAFEYYGQYNDIVDREYVSDASSKIYDAINEYVKLSENLSFYLGYLPRFGYNYNEYSSRLTDYLRSRFGGYNDVNAFYVVFDDIRRSGINFENENTALGNLNIFLSQNNDFNFVATTNASLNIPPADLEGKELFIDLVKDSIYFYIYTPITYNGNRIGYVAVEVRESAYTRLFEEYMNINIFVVDKDYEVITYNRINLLGEFQSILNNPRTSSDLKNEINDSYLNNILNSKVILDKNYNLNIVKYLLFDNLYIMGAWENIIPYKQNMTFRRTILTASITIYLGVIFFLAIVITLILVFRKSIVSARKVSDALSEGAGDLTIRLPVINIDETGDLIHSFNRFLDKIQSIITNIKENTYVLTGNIQNIRSSINIGVSDFETLNKEFKEELINSNKIAESSASASRVSFMQRTRINAVNETIRQLLDNINEISEKMKSQSDAVNRTSVSVQQMMANIVTVSQGSTRANTYSKILDAEARDGGNISESVADSIQGIKDYSKQITNITQVIHNISEQTNLLAMNAAIEAAHAGDYGRGFTVVAEKIRKLAEDTANNSTVINDLIEETIQAIEQTVALVSKSAASSDKILESSVMLSDVISSISMANEELDVGRKDILNNVSNLNIITEAVQELSVRQMQMSSMVSQNIAGVDKLAEDVVNVVNNTENDVKVLLGSIENVAELSNTTVDSMESMDKKIKELQYIFLQLYKLVISFKTEKTEEELRTEIKKRSLVDKIRIKLEKRAKKEKAKKDKKKREEKEINQL
- the atpD gene encoding F0F1 ATP synthase subunit beta, translated to MILESEIKRGKVVQVVGSTLDAEFEEGHLPEILNALYIDKEVEGIQKHVVCEVQQHLGGGRVRAIALESTDGISRGDNIIDTGKHIMVPVGNETIGRIFNVLGKTVDKGEPIEAKEYRSIHAHAPRFDALEPKLEIFETGIKVIDLLAPYIKGGKTGLFGGAGVGKTVLIMELIHNIASEHGGYSVFAGVGERTREGNDLWSEMKESGVINKTCLVYGQMNEPPGARLRVALTALTMAEYFRDSANLDILLFIDNIFRFTQAGSEVSALLGRMPSAVGYQPTLATEMGALQERITSTKHGSITSIQAVYVPADDLTDPAPATAFTHLDATTVLSRDVSEKGIYPAVDPLASTSRILDPLVLGNEHYEVARAVQNILQRYKDLQDIIAILGADELSEEDKLIVSRAKKIEQFLSQPFFVGEQFTGLQGRYVKIEDTIRSFKGICNGDYDDLPEQAFRFVGSIEEAITKAKTLNV
- a CDS encoding inositol monophosphatase family protein; the encoded protein is MSIFNFNKKSKTKDENDKKYRLIENEIKKFSKSKLNKCLKDAEYIAIKAGKYSLKYFGAPRKVSKKGKTDLFTEIDLKNEETIKKYLLKKYPKFAFLGEESNNFEDKDFSWIVDPIDGTSNFIHGYPFYCVSIGLAYKGYPILGVVYAPLTNTIYKAHAKSKAYKNGKVINVSATNKLIESLIITGFYYDTATNDNFLNDRMIDFANMVKKSLCVRRDGSAALDICMVAEGAADGFFEFGLSAWDICASTVILKRAGGLITNINMKEYDIFSKKQYIASNKKIHKDMVKTLE